In uncultured Desulfuromonas sp., the genomic stretch CCGGACTACTCAGGCGCTGGAACGGCAAACAATCAAAAAAAGGGACCGGTTTTGTCCAGCCGCTCAGGCCCCATGAACATTGGCATATTGATATTTCCTACATCAATATCCGAGGCACCTTTTATTATCTGTGCTGCCTGCTGGACGGCTGTAGCCGCTACATCGTCCACTGGGAGTTGCGCGAGGCGATGACTGAGGCAGATGTGGAAATTATTTTGCAGCGGGCCCGGGAAAAGTATCCCGCCGCCACACCGAGGATTATTTCCGACAATGGCCCTCAATTCATCGCCAAGGACTTCAAAGAGTTTATCCGGGTAGCAGGCATGACGCATGTGCGGACATCGCCTTTTTACCCACAAAGCAATGGCAAGTTGGAACGTTTCCACGCTACCATTAAGCAGGAATGCATTCGCCCGAAGGTTCCGCTGTCGCTTGATGAAGCCAGAAAGCAAGTTGCGGACTACATCCGCTATTACAACGACGAACGACTGCACAGTGCGCTGGGCTACGTGGCTCCCAAAATCAAACTCGAAGGCCGGGAAAAACAAATCTTCAAAGAACGAGACAGCAAGCTCGAAGCAGCACGAGAAGCACGAAAGCAAAAACGGCGGCTGGAAAAACTCCGGCCCGCCCAACACCATAGCGTCCCGGAAAGGGAAACTTTTAACCCACTAACTCAACAGGGCTGTTTTTCCAATTCCGACTGAGGCAAAACACAGTCCCGCGTCTAATACGTGCACGCAGTGCTCCAACAGATACATGCAGCACCTCTGCTGCGTCCTCAATTGTCATCAGGTTTGCGCTTGTCATCAGTTAAGTCTCCTTTTTTTGTGTTGGTGTATGTAGTTGCTAACTGCGAGACAAGCGTAACCTGCTAATTGACAATTTTTGCCCCCGAGAAGCACGGATTTTCCGCGCTTTTAAAAGGAAAGCCCTAAATATTGATAAATACCAACCAGCAACGCACACTAAATGACACACTATTACCATAAATGGTTTTCCGGTTTTGTTAATGGGACACTAAAGTGGACAACAATTTTGTATTTCTCAGTACAGTGGAGTTTAAATAGTAGACGCTTGGGACACTACAGTGGACACTTAACTGTCCCAAAAGCTTTTCAAAGAGATTTTCAGGGAAAGAAAAGAAAAAGAGCCAAACCAGTTAACATACTGATTTGGCTCTTATTTTAATGGTACCCGGGACGAGAATCGAACTCGTACAGTCTTACGACCGAGGGATTTTAAGTCCCTTGCGTCTACCAGTTCCGCCACCCGGGCAAGGTGTCGCTAGTTTTAATGCATTCTCCAGACGCTGTCAAATAAAATCCCCTCATCACCTTTGCAATGTGTTAACGGCATCAATAAAAGACAATTCCGGCATCTGGGCAAAGTAGCCATATTTAGTGCAAAGCTCAAAAAACAGTGTCAACCCCTTAACGTGAGCATCATCAAGATCATAAGACATGCACTTCCAGTAATCGACCAGCTGTTCCTGTGTCATCCAGGGGCGATCAGTTACCGCTTCAGCAAGGGCATAGAGATGGTCAAATGCCTTGTCTTTGGATTGCTGCAATTGTGTTTGCAACAGCAAAAACTCATCCGTCAACCGCTGATAGGCGCGTCGATGAACAATCCACAGGGCAAAAACAAATGGCAGCCCGGTGTGCTGATGCCACAACTGAGCCAGGTCATACTGATAACCTTTTTCCGGCCCAACGGTCAAAGAGGCCTTGAGCGCGCGGTCTCCAATCAACAGAACAGGTTGACCGTCATTAAGGTAATTTTCTGCCGGTTGCTCGGGGACACAACTGTCGATCGCCCGACAACCGTAAAATTCTCTCAAAATAACATAGAGCAGATGCACAGATGTGGCAGACTCACCGGTAAGGTAAATCTTTTGGCCATCCAGCTCATCCAGTGGTGTTGAGCTAAAAAACAACACGCTTTGCACTTCATCAAAAGCACTGATGGAATGGTTCGGCAACAGAAGGTAGTTGTGAAAGTTGCGCCCGTACTCAAAGGATGAGGATGGACTGACATCCAACGCTCCCTGGGCAAGCATGGCATTAAGTTGAGCTGGAACACCTTTGACAATTGTTCCATCAAAACCAGCCTGTTGCAGATATTGAAAGAAAGGAACACAGTTCAGATAGTCAATATGCCCTAATTTCATGTGCATATATCGCCCTCCTTTTAATCGAACTGGTCGGCGAAGGTTCAACATTCAGAATCACGCAAAAAGCGGAGACAAAATCTCCGCTTTTTAACGTCATCTACAAAAAATAACAGGAATTTATATTTTAACCCGTTCCAGAAACCCGGTATCAATATCACCTTCGATAAACTCTTTGTTGTTCATGATTTTCTGATGGAACGAAATGGTTGTCTTGATCCCTTCAATCAGATATTCATCAAGAGCCCGTGACATCCGCTTGATGGCTTCTTCACGTGTTTCTGCATGAACAATCAATTTGGCAATCATTGAATCGTAGTGAGGCAACACCTTGTATTGGTCGTAAACAGCGCTGTCAACACGCACCCCAAGTCCGCCAGGGGTATGATAACCATTAATCACTCCCGGACACGGAGTGAATTTTTCGGGATCCTCGGCATTGATTCGACATTCAATGGCATGGCCGTTGATTTTAATATCTTCTTGCTTGAAACGAAGTTCCTCACCTGCCGCAGCAAGAATCTGCTCCTTAATAATATCAACACCAGTGATCATTTCCGTCACAGGATGCTCGACCTGAACCCGGGTGTTCATCTCCATGAAATAAAAATCATTGTTGGCATCGAGGAGAAACTCAATGGTGCCAACACTGGAATAATTGACCGCCTTGGCCGCAGCTACAGCACAATCGCCCATACGTTGACGGACATCGTCGGACAAAATAGCGCACGGTGCTTCTTCAATCAGTTTCTGATGACGACGCTGAATTGAACAGTCGCGCTCACCAAGATGGATCACATGACCATGCTTGTCTGCAAGAATTTGAATTTCAACATGGCGAGGACGCTCACAATATTTTTCAATATACACTTCCGGGTTACCAAAACCGGATTGGGCTTCAGAACGCGCAGCAGCAAAGGCATTGGGTAGGGACGCAGGAGAATGAACAATTTTCATTCCACGTCCACCGCCACCGGCAGTGGCCTTAATGATGACCGGATAGCCAATTTCACCGGCAATACGCACAGCTTCTTCAACATTGGCGACTCCGTCTTTAGTACCGGGAAGAATCGGCACTCCGGCCTTGGTTACCGTTTGACGCGCGCTGATCTTATCTCCCATCAAACGCATGTTCTCTGCAGTTGGACCAATAAAGGTCAATCCACAATTATTGCAGATATCAGCAAACTCTGCGTTTTCAGAAAGGAATCCGTATCCGGGATGAATGGCATCAGCATCAGTGACTTCAGCCGCACTGATGATCGCCTTCATATTCAGATAGCTGTCAATACTCGGTGCCGGGCCAATACAAACGCTCTGGTCAGCGAGTTTGACGTGCAAGGCCTCGCTGTCCACATCGGAATGAACGGCAACGGTTTTAATCCCCAGCTCTTTGCAGGCACGTAGAATGCGTAACGCAATCTCACCGCGATTAGCTATTACAACCTTGTGAATCATAATTTCTCCAGAATTCATCATTGCCGACTATTTACTATCGACACGTGCGTAACGAGTTATACCTTTTCAACAACAAACAAGGCATCACCAAATTCAACCGGTTGGGCATTGGCTTTGGAAATCTCGATGATTTTGCACTTGAATTCAGCCTCAATTTCATTCATCAACTTCATCGCTTCAACGATACACAAAGTCTGGCCAGCTTCGACAACATCACCAACCTTGACATATGGATCAGAATCCGGGGAAGGTGCCACGTAAAATGTACCAACAATCGGTGAAGGAATGGTTTCATATTGATCATTGATCACAGCTGCAGGTGCTTCAGCAGCGACTGCAGGTGCAGCCGGAGCCGACGCTGGTGCAACAGCGGGCTGAGCAGGAGCATAAGCAGGGGCGGAAACATGCACAATTTCCGGCTCACTGCCGCGCTTAATGACAATGCGCTGCTCTTCGTTTTCCATCTCAAATTCTGTAATATCCGTATCCGTAATAACTTTGATCAATGACTTGATATCTTTAATATCCATTTTCTGTTCTCTCCAAAGTGTTACCCTCCTGGCGCTTGCTATGATAGCGACCAGACAGGGGGGGAATCATGCCACCTGACGATAAATTTTGGGGATTTGCGTCAGACAACGATAACCATCCACTGTCATGACAACAGTGTCTTCAATACGAACCCCGCCGACTCCAGGAATATAAATACCAGGCTCGATGGTAAAAACCATTCCCGTCGTCAAAAATGCCTCTGAGCTTGGTGATACGGTCGGTGCCTCGTGAATTTCAAGGCCTACGCCATGGCCAAGGCCATGACCAAAATATTTGCCGTATCCTTTTTTCTCTATGTACTGCCGTGCCACGGCATCGATCTCACTGGCTTTAACAGACGGTGTCAAGGCAGCTAAAGCCAAGTCATGGGCTTGCAGAACAACATCATAAATTGCCCTGAGCTCACGAGACACTTCTCCCACTGCAACCGTCACGGTTTCATCGGAATGGTACCGCTGGTAACGGGTACCAAAATCGATGGTCACCAGATCACCTGACTCAATCTTCTTGTCAGAAGCTACGCCATGAGGTAAAGCCCCTCGATCTCCAGAGGCGACGATCAGGTCAAAGGCTTTTTCCTCACCTCCTGCCCGGCGCAGAAAGCATTCCAGCTCCAGAGCCACTTCTCGCTCTGAAACACCTGGCTTTATCAGCGGAATAACAGCATCAAAGGCCTGTTTATTCAGCAGAGCAGCTTTCTCGAGACAACGAATCTCTGCATCGTCTTTTACTTGGCGGAACATCCCCAGAGGGGCATCCAAGGGTACCAAGTCAAATGAAGAGGCCTGTTTAAGCAATTTTTGATGGAAAGAAACCGTCACAAAATCGGCTTCAAACCCCACCCGATTTACCGCACATTCCGTTAAAGCCTCGATAACCCCTTCGACTTTTTGGGAATACTGGCGCTTAAACCCGGCGGACACTTGCACTTCGGCCTGCGCAACATATCGCGAATCTGTTAAAAAATAACTCTGTTCGCGGGTCACCAACAAGACACCATCAGTCCCGGTAAACCCGCAAAAATAAAGTAAATTTACAGGGTTAAAGAAAATGACGGCATCGACATCTTCACGATGCATAATTTCGCGTAAGCGATCAATCCGATACTTTAACATAATGCTTTTTTGCAGCACACTTAAAAAGTTTATGCCTGCTTCACATGCTCAATCAGAGCAAGTAAAGCAAGGCGGTAACCACGAGCCCCAAGACCACAAATCTGCCCCAGACAAACCGGCGCCAGATAAGAGTGATGACGGAATTCTTCGCGACAATGAATATTGGACAGGTGAACTTCAACTGTGGGAATTGAAACGGCTGAGACGGCATCGCGCAAAGCAACGCTTGTATGGGTGTAGGCTCCGGGATTAATGACAATGGCGTCAACGGCATCGGTCAATGCCTGGTGGATCGCATCGACCAAGTCACCTTCATGGTTGGACTGGTAACAATCAACAGCAACCCCTTGCTCTTTTGCGTAACGACACAATTCATCATTGATTTCACTCAGCGTTTGCTGTCCATACACTCCTGGCTCACGTACGCCTAACAGGTTTAAATTTGGACCATGAATGACTTTTATTTTCATTTTCCCATCTCGATCATACTCGGTTTATTCCAGTTCTTTTCTTAGCTTATGGGCATCACGACGCAACAGGTAGCGCCCCTTACCAATATTCGCCTCATCATCAAACAGAAGGGCAACAAAATATTCCTCACTAAGCATTTCAAGAACAATGGTCAACTGTTCACACTTGACCATCACCTCTTTCAACGCCCCTGCTGAGAGCAGTTGAGTGGTGTGCATCAATTCTTTAACCACGGCTGCAAACTCGATCGTAATCGCCTGAGTATCTTCTGCGGCAGTACCTTGCCGAAACACAGCATCAACAGCAATCCCATCGCATCCCATTAAAACAATCGAGGTGGCTCCGGGAGTCTGATCAACAATTTCCTGTAAAATCGCCTTAAACATGCGTCCTCCTGCGTTGTATACTTGACAACCAACGGGTCAATTTCTGATGGTGACATTCCAATGTGAAACAGTCGTTCTCATCCGCTGCACCATGCTGTTCACCGCGAATCTGCTTGACTCGGTTCTGGTACAAAACATTCTCGGGATCCTGCTTCAAAAGCTTTTGGTATAAAATCAGCGCTTTTTCAACCAATCCCTGTCGAAAATAGAGATCTGCCATTGTTGGCGTCACAACTGCGGGCGCTTCAGTTTCTTCATCCGTGACCTGTTGCTCCAACATCTCCTCAACACGTTTCAATGCCTGATCCGTACCATAACGATGTCGCCAATCAGTAATTTTTTTCTCCGCGAGATGAAAATTCCCCAACCGGATTTCCAGTTCTATTCCGACAAGAAGCCCGGAACGCCAAGCTGAAGAAGCATCATCAAGTTGTTGCAGAGCTGAGCGGGTTTCATCATACAATTCATGTTCAAGATAAACGCGCGCTGACAGTACTTTTCCATCATCTGATTCAGGATTATTTGCGGACCATTGTTTCACCGCATCCAGCGCCGCATCAAGCAACCCAGCACTGAGATAAAGGTCAACCAGTTCGAAAATAACATCAGAACTTTTATCCGATGAAAGGCGCGCTACCAACTCACGAATTCTTTTCAACTCTGACATAATTGACCGTCAACCCAATACAGATTTAAAAACAGATTCAGGATCTTCAAGAGAGACAATACGACTCTCTCCCATTCCGACATTGACAATAAAGCGCAAAATGCCGCTGTGAACCTTTTTATCCCTCCCCATCGCCGCCAAATACTCTTCAAGAGAAAATAGCGGCGGTTGGGTCGCAAAGCCAAAAGCGCCCAATAATCGGCTCAAACGTTCAACATCGGCATCTTGACAAAGGCCCATCTGCTTAGAAACTTTTGCAGCAACGAGCATACCGATCGCTACAGCTTCACCATGCAAAACCGTACCATAACCGGATAACTGCTCAACTGCATGACCAAACGTATGGCCATAATTCAGCACTGCCCGAACAGAGGATTCCCGTTCATCAGCAGCCACAACCTCAGCTTTCAACTCACAGGAACGGCGAATGGCATACGCCAATGCCTCAGTGTCCAACGATAACAACGGTTCAACGTGTTCTTCGAGCCAGAAAAAAAACGTCTCATCAAACATAACACCATATTTGATGACCTCGGCAATCCCGGCCAGAACATTGCGCTGATCCAACGTCGCCAATGTCGCCACGTTGATAAAAACAGCCCGCGGTTGGTAAAAAGCCCCAATCAAGTTTTTACCCAGCGGATGATTGATCGCCGTCTTACCTCCAACAGAACTGTCAACCTGAGCAAGAACCGTGGTTGGAATCTGTACAAACGGTACGCCGCGCAAAAAAGTCGCGGCGGCATAGCCCGCCATATCTCCCACAACACCGCCGCCCAAAGCAATAATGCCGGAATGGCGATCACATCCTAATTCAATCAATCGCGTATAAATCGTATTAAGAGTTTCAGCATTTTTATAAGATTCACCGTCCTCGACAATAATCTGCTCAACATCATAGCCCGATTCTTCCAGCAGTTGTCTTACCGAAGGGCCATACAGAGGAAAAACAGTTGTATTCGTAACAATGACAACCTTACCGGGAAATTCAATCCGATGTAATTCTTCACACAGACCGACAAATCCATGAGGGGAAATCAGGATCTGATAGCTGCGTTCTCCAAGTCCTACACTCAGTTTTTCCACATTCTATCCTTGCGCAAGCTTTTGTTTGATTTCCGACACAACCTCTTCCGGGCTCAATTCATCAACATCAATCTGCACATCAGCCCTTTGGTAGAGTTCCAGACGACTCTCATATAAAGCTTTCAACGACGTCAAATCGTTTTTATTAACAAGAGGCCTCTCTGATGAGCTTTCTAAACGCGCAAGCAACGTCGGCCATGAACAGGCCAGAAAAACAACCACACCACAAGAGTTCATTATCTGCCAGTTTCTCTCAGCACCGATAATACCGCCACCAGTTGAAAAAACCAGTCCTTCTTTGACAGAAAATTCCTGAAGGAGATCAGTTTCAAAGAGCCGAAAAACAGCTTCTCCCTTCTCAGTGAAAATCTCATTGATTGTAGATTGAAATCTTTCAACAATCATTTCATCAAGATCAACAAAATCAACATTAAGAGCACTTGCAAGCAATCTACCTACTGTTGATTTCCCCGCCCCCATAAAACCAACCAAATAAATATTTTTATCGCTCAAAACCTGGCAACCCCCAACAAAATTCATCTTGCAAAATGCTCATCTTTAGCGAAAAAAAAACGATAAGAAATATAACTCTTAAACTCATTGCTGTCTCACAGTTTGATCAATAAATAAAAAGGCTTAGAGACTCCTCGTGTTACAATGAGCTCACCAAAACAACATTGAAAACACGGGGTTCCAAGCCATGGCGCATTGTAGCACTGTTCTTTCGCAAATTGTGCGAACTTTCCCGAGACATGAATTTCAGGCTTTGACCAACAAGCATCATGCCGGGCGGAATTTTCGCTCGTTTTCCCGCTGGTCACAGTTCGCTGCTCTTCAGACTGTACAACTGACCGGCCGCGATAGCCTACGGGGTATTGTTGAAAATATGCCGGTGCAGAGCGGTAAACTTTATCACCTCGGGATCAAGTCGTTCAGCCGGTTCACGCTGAGTAGAGCGAACGAGAACAGCCCCACGAAATGTACGAGGAGCTGTTTCAGCGTCTGTTGGTACGCTGCCAAACTCTCGCACCGCACAACAAGCGTTTCAAATTCAAGGAATCGGCAAAGCTCTATCTGCTGGATGTCACCATGATCGACCTGAGCTTATCGCTGTTCCCTTGGGTGAAGTATCGCAAAAGAAAAGGGGCTGAGAAGCTACATATCGGTCTGTATGCCGACAGCTACCTGCCCACCTTTGTCGACCTGAGCGAAGGCAAGGAGCATGAAGTCAAGATGGCTCGACAGTTGAAGTTGCTCAAATTCCTATATTGTTTTTGACCGGGGCTATACCGACTCTTCCTGGTATCAGGAACTGACCGATAATAGTATCCGTTTGGTCACGCGTCTGAAGAACAATGCCGTCACCATTCCCGGCCCCAAGCGCAGAGGGCGCAAAAGTCTGGAAGTTTTGCTGGATCAACAAATCCAGCTCAAAGGGATAGACGGCATTTTTCGTAAAATACGTTGCCTGGATGCTGAAACCGACATCACCAACGCGTTTGTGACCTACGCGTTGGATATCCCAGCCGCCATGGTCGCTGATCTGTACCAAAAAAGCTGGAAGATCAAGATGTTCTTTAAATGGATCAAACTGAATCTGCACATCAAAAGCTTTCTGGGTACATCCCGCAACGCGGTAATGGCCCAGATCTAGTAGGGTGTTGAAAAAGTCCCATCTAGGGGCTTTTCAACGGCGCACGCCGAAAATGCGATTTCCGTCTTGCTTACAAAATCAAGGACTTAAAAAACGGTCCTTGATTTTGGTCGCCCGTCCATGGACTCCGTAGGCTGTGCCTGCTAGATTGTGCTGTGCGCCTATCTGCTGCTTGCGTATCTGAAATTTCAGTCGAAAACCAGCCAATCAATGCAGCAGATAGTGCGATTATTACAGCTAAATTTGTTCGAACGGCGTGACTTTATGAAGCTATCCAAACCGACGAAGAGAAATTTATCTACACATTACAGTCAGTTGACTCTCATTTAAAACTATGAGACAGCAGTGCTCTCGATGTAACTGTTTATACTCCGTATCGCGGCCCTGATTCCGAACATAGTTGGCAATTGTCTGCTCATCGCCCTTTTGCCCAACAGTGTTGACAAAGTAACCTTTGGTACAACTCGCCACCCCATAGTTGCTTCTTGATCAATGGGACTTATTTTGAAAATCTCGCGAGCAGTTAGACTTTTGATAATTCGCACCACCTGCGTGGCGATATATGTTGGAACTGACTGTACCCAAAAGTGAACATGGTCATTGTCCGTCCCAATTTCGATAAAACGTATTTCGTATCTCTTGGCGACCTCAAGACAAACGTACTTAAGACATGCATCGACTTCTTGAGTGAAAACGACCCGGCTATATTTTGCCGGGCAAACCAAGTGATACAACACAGAAACATTATGACGTTTCCGAAGGTACTCACTCATGTCGCCAATATTTCATATTGGCGATAGCAAAGCAAGCTTCGGGGAATTAGACCCTCTCAAAGAATAAAAAAGGACAGGTCCACCCTGCCCTTTTTCGGTTGAAAATCTATTGTGAAATAATCAGTCAACAACATGCGGAGTGATAAATATCAACAACTCACTACGTTCTCTACTATTACTATTTGACTCAAAGAGCTTTCCTAAATATGGAATATCTTTCAGGAAAGGTGTCCCCGTATTGCTGCTATATTCAGATTCGACATAAATACCACCAATAACAGTCGTTTCACCATTTCTTAATAACAATTTAGTTTCAGCTTCTTTGGTATCAATTGCGGGAGCACTGCCTGCTCCCGTAGCAACAATAGATCCGATACTGCTATTAGAAGCCAAAATTTCCAAAATAACACTACCATCAGGGTTCACTTCTGGAGTCACTTCAAGCGAAAGAGTAGCATCCTCAAACTCAGTGGTTGTCCCCTTATCACTGACAGACTGGTAGGGAATCGAAGTACCTTGCTCAATCCTTGCTGACTCGCCGTCTAAAGTTAGAACTTTTGGTGAAGATACAACTTTTGCATCTCCCGAGGCCTCAAGAGCCGAAATTCTTAAGTCAATGATCGTCGAATCGACCCCCGTACGTCCAAAGGTAAGGACACTGCCCAGCCCAGAGGTTCCTAGGGTCGATGGCAACAAAAAAGCACCGCCTAAACCGACAGCCATATCATTTAAGGTGCTTGTCCCAATGCCAATCAAACTACTATCAGACGTACTATAGCTAGCATCTTCAGTAGGAGTACCCTCAACTCCTTCATAAGTCGTTTTTACTGTCTGTATCCCATCTTCACGAGTAACAGTTTCTGTCGTTTCATAATAACCCGCTGGATAAAAATCCGGTATATCCAGAGAAGTACTAGGCAAAGTTCTTGTCAATGACTTATTAACCTCTTTCAAACCAGCATCATTGGTATAACTGACCCCCCAGTTAACACCCAGATCCAATCCTTCGGTATTGCGCATTTCCACAATACGTGCTTCTATCATAACTTGTTTTACAGGCTCATCCAACTCAACAATCAGAGCTCGAATCTCTTCTAATTTTGAGGGAATATCATTAACCATGATTTTTTTACTTCCCTCAATAACACGAACTTCGCCCTGATTACTAAGCACATCATCAATAACATCTTCGATAGCATCAGTATCTTTGTAACTGACTACAAATATCTCAGTTCGTGTTTCTTCCAGTTTTTTTATGTCCTTAACGGCCTTAAGCCGTTCAGCTTCCATATTCTTAATGGTCTGGAGCGGAAGAACTCGAACAACATTTCCATGAGAAATGGTTCCTAACTGCTTGATGTCAAGAATCAAATCCAATGCTTGATCCCAAGGGACATCGCGGAGTCTAAGCGAAACAGTTCCCTCGACATCATCAGAAAGAATTAAATTAAGATTACTCACTTCCGCAATAAGCTGCATGACCTTCCGTACATCAGCATCTTCCAATACCAGAGTGACCGGTTCACCCGTATAAATTTGGGGAGTATCTGAACCAGCTTTTGCGGCCAACAACCCTTGAGAGGATTCACCTTCGAGGCGGTTAATTACGAGACGAACATCATCAGAGCCAGCCCCGTCTTCAACGACACCAGATGGCATTACTTTCTCTGAATCCGCAGGGCTTACATGAGAGCCATCAACAGGCACATAAACTGTATCAAGATTAGCGGCGGGAGCCTCAGCAAAAGTGCCATCAATGGTATGAAATTCCAGAGCGTCTCCGTTTTTTAAGACATCGTACTGAACAGTCCCTTTCATTTTAGCTGAGAACATCACATTCCGCACTCCATCAATAATAGTGGAATACGGCGTAATCTGCAAAACTGAACTTGGGAATACTGACGCGTCAACGACACGCCTCAAAGAGCGGGGAATGACAGAATCTTTAGCTCCAAAACGAATTGTATCATCCGTCACCTCAGCGCCAATCAGATCAAAATTGCCATCGAAATTGACTG encodes the following:
- a CDS encoding AMIN domain-containing protein, with the protein product MTVLIPVRKTLGYAAVVLSLFFFFVGIGNSAARTDMATVESVTVSDTSAVLKIDSPDVSYDFYTLGAPPRLVLDVAGVLPLFEERTFDVGSGFSAIRVGIYAEKTRFVFDSASDQMPEAKVERSGNDLVVDWSGTAVVATKPRAEKPVSVTAINFDAENGASTFTVNFDGNFDLIGAEVTDDTIRFGAKDSVIPRSLRRVVDASVFPSSVLQITPYSTIIDGVRNVMFSAKMKGTVQYDVLKNGDALEFHTIDGTFAEAPAANLDTVYVPVDGSHVSPADSEKVMPSGVVEDGAGSDDVRLVINRLEGESSQGLLAAKAGSDTPQIYTGEPVTLVLEDADVRKVMQLIAEVSNLNLILSDDVEGTVSLRLRDVPWDQALDLILDIKQLGTISHGNVVRVLPLQTIKNMEAERLKAVKDIKKLEETRTEIFVVSYKDTDAIEDVIDDVLSNQGEVRVIEGSKKIMVNDIPSKLEEIRALIVELDEPVKQVMIEARIVEMRNTEGLDLGVNWGVSYTNDAGLKEVNKSLTRTLPSTSLDIPDFYPAGYYETTETVTREDGIQTVKTTYEGVEGTPTEDASYSTSDSSLIGIGTSTLNDMAVGLGGAFLLPSTLGTSGLGSVLTFGRTGVDSTIIDLRISALEASGDAKVVSSPKVLTLDGESARIEQGTSIPYQSVSDKGTTTEFEDATLSLEVTPEVNPDGSVILEILASNSSIGSIVATGAGSAPAIDTKEAETKLLLRNGETTVIGGIYVESEYSSNTGTPFLKDIPYLGKLFESNSNSRERSELLIFITPHVVD